The following proteins come from a genomic window of Sphingobium cloacae:
- a CDS encoding cytochrome b: protein MEHAENVTIERYPRSLRILHWIRAVLILGLIWAGWHMTSLADEVPAKYELYYPWHKSFGVLAFLVVIVQLAIRMRTPKLPEPPETLDRYEQVLSKVVHRAMYALLVVVPLMGYSMSSTYTMSDGVFFFGTDLPELLPKNDDWFAVFQWLHKVLAYTLLGLIALHVAGTIKHRFFDRDRASDVLPRML, encoded by the coding sequence ATGGAACATGCTGAGAACGTCACTATCGAGCGCTATCCTCGATCGCTGCGCATCCTGCACTGGATACGCGCGGTTCTCATACTGGGCCTGATCTGGGCGGGGTGGCACATGACTTCGCTGGCCGATGAGGTTCCGGCGAAATATGAACTTTATTATCCCTGGCACAAATCCTTCGGGGTTCTGGCGTTCCTGGTGGTTATCGTTCAACTCGCGATCCGGATGCGGACACCGAAACTGCCGGAACCGCCGGAAACCCTGGACAGATATGAGCAGGTGCTTTCGAAGGTCGTGCATCGCGCCATGTATGCGTTGCTGGTCGTCGTGCCCCTGATGGGCTATTCGATGTCGAGCACCTATACGATGAGCGACGGGGTATTTTTCTTCGGCACCGATCTGCCCGAATTGCTGCCGAAGAACGACGACTGGTTCGCCGTCTTCCAGTGGTTGCACAAAGTGCTGGCTTATACCCTGCTTGGCCTGATCGCGCTTCACGTCGCGGGCACGATCAAGCATCGCTTTTTCGATCGCGATCGCGCAAGCGATGTGCTGCCGCGGATGTTGTGA